In the Kiritimatiellia bacterium genome, TCTTCATGAGGGACTCCTTTCATAGACGACTCTTATTTCTGCTTGAGTCTCACCGTACACGGTTGAGCATTGGGTGCCAGAGGGCACAAAATGGTGACCGGTTGACGGCTCAGATTGCTGCGTCTAGGTAAGAAGTATGAAACGGAAATTCCTTCCGCTCTCGGAGCGATCCGCCTATCGCAGCCTCGAGGATGTGGTGGGCTGCAAGTGGTCGGCAGGAGTAATCGCGGCGTTGGCGGATGGCGTGCGGAGACCGGGCGCGTTGGAACGGTACATTCCGGGTATATCGAAAAAAATCCTCAACGAACGGTTGCGCAAATTGCTAAATTACGGATTGATTGTGCGCACCGAATATCCCGAGCGTGTCCGCCACGTCGAGTATTCCCTGACACCGATGGGCCGCAAAGTCGCTCGGATCATCCGACAATTGAAAGAATTAGATCGTTCACTCACCGCGGCTCGCGATTGAAGCTGTAGTCCGATTAATCAAGCTGATTGTTATCGCCGCGTTGTAGAGACTATCCCCAAACCTGTTTTTGGGGAAGCAGAGGGCATGTGAGATCAAGCAGACTTTGGTAGTGGTCACCGCCACTCGTAAGCCTTGCAGATCGACCCACACCCCGATGTTCACGCCTTTTCCCATTTTTCTCGCCTCGTTGCCATCGCCAACCCTCGTGCTTTGACGAACGTGCCGTCGATGAAACCCTCATAGAGCTTGAAGCCCTTCGCCATTTCACACAGCGACCTGCCTGGCGCTGGACAGGATTCAGAAGATTCCTCGGAGAACTCTTCGTTTATCTGCGGCAGGCCGTCCGCCCCGCGGGTTGAGAGATGCGTTGGAAATATAGCGGCACCGCCAATCGAATCGAGCATCAAGAGGTGCGAGCAAGCCGTCATGCGCTATCGATCTAATTCTATTGCTCAAAAGAATCGGGATTGCCTCACGACGGTTGCTCCATCATTGTCGGACGAGGTGGAACTCGTTCCTCCACAATGTGGGCAAATTCGAGAGCGCGGATTTACCCGCGCCGTTTGTGCAGGGCGCGGTTTCAACGGCGCCGGCGCGTGCGGTCGGCGTGATACCCGACTCTGCAAGTAGGGACGTCGTGGAAGGCCCGGTTACACACGGGCCGGATACGGTCGGCGAGGAAACCGACCCTCCAGATGGGAATGACTCGGAGTGGAACCTGTCTTTCCAAAATAGTGAGCGGGGGGAATTTGCCCCGACAGTTTATGTGAAATCGTTGCGCGAGATAACTACGGCGTCGGGAGCGCCTCCGATCTCCCGCCAATCGGAAAAAGGGCCATTTCAAATGAGTCAAAAAGAGGGAACATTTCCAAATGAGTTTTGACGTGTTCGCGGTCCGAGTGACAACTACGGCCGATTCAATGGCGGAGAGGGTGGGATTCGAACCCACGTTCCCCCTTTCGGAGGAAACACGCTCTCCAGGCGTGCCCAATCAACCACTCTGGCACCTCTCCGGTGGGTTCCAGCGGGCAAGCCTACCGCACTGTTTTCATCCGTCAATCGTTTGCAATGGAAGTTTGAGCCGCGGACGGGGTTCGCTATGGTAGCGGTGGCGAAATGGACGCAAGGCCGCTTCTGTCGAATCCGGACCGGGGTCCCAATGTTTAAGTAGGCAACGGCAATTCCGGGCCGGGCACCGATCCGCTTTCGATTAGAGCAATCATCCCGAGCAGCCCGCCCCAGTGGTAGAACCGGTCGCTCCACTCGTAGGGGCAGCCCCACCCATCGATTCCGCTGTAATTCTCGTGCACGTGGCCGTCGCGCCGCCACTCCCGCAGAAACAATTCTTTCGATTTGGCCGCCAGCTCCGCGGCCGCCGCCCTAAGACCCGCGCGGCGCAAACCCAGGTATACAAGGAAATTCATCGGCGGCCAGATGCGACCCCGCCAATAGTGCTGCTCCGGAAACGCCGGATCATCGCGAGAAATCGAGGGCAGGACCCAGTCGCCCCAAAATTCGTTGGGGTTCATCAAGTGCTCCGCCACCATCCGCGTGGCCTGGTCCGCAGTAGCCGCGTCCGCCAGCAGGGGGTAGAACAGCGTCGGCGACAGGCGATGGCTCCACGCGCCGCTGTCGGTATGCCGATTCATGAACAGGCCGCGCTCGTCGTTCCAAAGCAACTGCAGGGCAGCCCGCCATGTCGCCGCGCGAGCGCGAAGCTCCTGCTCCTCGTTCGCGCGCCCCAACACCCGCGCCAGGTCG is a window encoding:
- a CDS encoding helix-turn-helix transcriptional regulator encodes the protein MKRKFLPLSERSAYRSLEDVVGCKWSAGVIAALADGVRRPGALERYIPGISKKILNERLRKLLNYGLIVRTEYPERVRHVEYSLTPMGRKVARIIRQLKELDRSLTAARD